AATGGCGCCGCGCGTATTTTTAATCTGCACACTGCCAAAGTAAACCGCCACCACGTAAAAAGTAGTTTCCGAACAACCATAGATGGTGGAGGCCATGCGGCCGATGAACGAATCCGGCCCATGGGTTTGCATCAGCTCGGTGATGATGCCGAGAGAGCCGCTGCCGGAAAGGGGGCGCATCAGCGCGGCCGGCAGGACTTCCGCCGGCATGCCGATGAGATCGGTTAAGGGAGTCAGCAGCAGAACGAAATAGTCCATGGCACCTGAGGCCCGGAACATACCGATGACCGCCAGGATGGCGACGAGAAACGGGATGATCCGCACCGCCACCTGGAAGCCCTCTTTAGCCCCTTCGATGAACACCTCGTAGACTTTGACTTTTTTAAAGCATCCGTAAACCGGGATCATCAGCAATAAAAACGGGATGGCCCATCGCGACAGGGTTTCTACAGCTTTGCGGAAAACGCCCTGCGGCAGCCAGGAAACCGGTTGGGTGAAAACACCAGAGCGCACCAACACCATGGCTGCGAGCCCCATGACCACCACCGCCGCCGCGGTTTTCCATGCAGCGGCGAGACGGTGCAGCAGGGATCGAAAGCCGCGCTGCAGGTTGATGTAGAATTTCGCTGCCAGGACTCCGGCGATGGTGGCGCAGGTGGAGGCAAAGATCGTGGCTCCGATGATCTCTGCCGGGTCCGCGGACTTGAGCACTGCGCG
This is a stretch of genomic DNA from bacterium. It encodes these proteins:
- a CDS encoding spore maturation protein, with translation MNYIWFFLLLIALVTGMVTGAVDQVSKAALDSAGTAVNISLGLIGVMTLWLGIMKIAHEAGLVTLLARAIKPVSRRLFPDIPEDHPAIGAMVLNISANWLGLSNAATPMGLKAMQELQSLNPDKDTASDSMIMFLALNTGSITLIPMTVIAARAVLKSADPAEIIGATIFASTCATIAGVLAAKFYINLQRGFRSLLHRLAAAWKTAAAVVVMGLAAMVLVRSGVFTQPVSWLPQGVFRKAVETLSRWAIPFLLLMIPVYGCFKKVKVYEVFIEGAKEGFQVAVRIIPFLVAILAVIGMFRASGAMDYFVLLLTPLTDLIGMPAEVLPAALMRPLSGSGSLGIITELMQTHGPDSFIGRMASTIYGCSETTFYVVAVYFGSVQIKNTRGAIPVGLTADAAGILAAVLICRILFLQA